From one Formosa sediminum genomic stretch:
- a CDS encoding aldo/keto reductase, translating into MKSKYPVTRRDFLRLTSTAAAGAVILPLGMSFSDSAPAPMLRPFGRMKNKVTTLGLGGQASIQWTPEDVDPVSIITKAFDLGINYFDTSNVYDLSQLHYHSAFEKMNLIPGKPNYDKELRESITITSKTLMRWGKPGWEEVENVRNKSNGEDVQTAADDIRRTMTQLFGDGKGNYPEGSYVDIVLIHALEAVEENDILYKGIETPIKPDENFGALVVLKDFRDGTNFTGTNPKNEKLLKHIGFSGHKNPEAMIDFMQRDEYDLLDALLVSINSNDHLYFNMQHNVIPLAKAKGIGVIGMKVFGAGTMYKEVPGFSRRPDQIYRKVGSPELPSNELIEYVLTTPGVDTLIIGIGQIDDDPLKCQLTQNYYGAQVKPDAMSQEKRRSIEAKTAKAAGERTNFFQLDNVGLTPPRDIKQETINGKTKITWQTAYAAADAISHYEILLDDTVVGKVEHRPQVLKSKPFTFVTHETGNFKVITVDKAGHRA; encoded by the coding sequence ATGAAAAGTAAATATCCTGTTACTAGACGAGATTTTTTAAGACTCACAAGTACGGCAGCAGCTGGAGCTGTCATTCTTCCATTAGGAATGAGTTTTTCAGACTCAGCACCAGCACCAATGCTCAGACCTTTTGGCCGGATGAAAAATAAGGTCACAACATTAGGATTAGGAGGGCAAGCCTCTATACAATGGACGCCTGAAGATGTAGATCCTGTTTCTATAATAACGAAAGCTTTCGATTTAGGTATTAACTATTTCGACACCTCTAATGTTTATGACTTAAGCCAACTACATTATCACTCGGCGTTTGAAAAAATGAACTTAATTCCAGGAAAACCGAATTACGATAAAGAACTTAGAGAATCCATTACCATTACAAGTAAAACATTAATGCGATGGGGAAAACCAGGATGGGAAGAAGTTGAAAATGTAAGAAACAAATCTAATGGTGAAGATGTGCAAACTGCTGCAGATGATATTAGAAGAACCATGACTCAGCTTTTTGGTGATGGCAAAGGGAACTATCCAGAAGGTTCGTACGTAGATATTGTTTTAATTCATGCCTTAGAAGCTGTTGAAGAAAACGATATATTATATAAAGGTATTGAAACGCCAATTAAACCAGATGAAAACTTTGGAGCTTTAGTTGTTTTAAAAGATTTTAGAGATGGTACTAATTTTACAGGTACTAATCCTAAAAATGAAAAGTTATTAAAACATATTGGTTTTTCAGGTCATAAAAACCCTGAAGCCATGATTGATTTTATGCAACGTGATGAGTATGATTTACTTGATGCTTTATTAGTATCCATAAACTCTAACGATCATTTATATTTCAATATGCAACATAACGTTATTCCGCTTGCAAAAGCTAAAGGCATAGGTGTTATTGGTATGAAAGTTTTTGGTGCAGGAACCATGTATAAAGAAGTCCCAGGGTTTTCTAGAAGACCAGATCAAATCTACCGTAAGGTTGGTTCTCCAGAATTACCAAGTAACGAACTTATTGAATATGTATTAACCACACCTGGAGTAGATACGCTTATTATAGGAATTGGTCAAATAGATGATGATCCGTTAAAATGTCAATTAACACAAAATTATTACGGTGCGCAAGTAAAACCAGATGCTATGTCTCAAGAAAAACGACGTAGTATTGAAGCGAAAACAGCAAAAGCAGCTGGAGAACGCACAAATTTCTTTCAGTTAGACAATGTAGGTTTAACGCCTCCTAGAGACATAAAACAAGAAACTATAAACGGTAAAACAAAAATTACCTGGCAAACGGCTTACGCTGCTGCAGATGCTATTTCTCATTATGAAATTTTATTAGATGATACCGTAGTGGGTAAAGTAGAACATAGACCTCAAGTATTAAAGTCTAAACCGTTTACTTTTGTTACTCATGAAACAGGAAATTTTAAAGTTATTACTGTAGACAAAGCAGGACACAGAGCCTAA
- a CDS encoding peptidoglycan DD-metalloendopeptidase family protein codes for MKQLIIILLTCITVASCKQARQITDAITKPSAKSVFERDLKDDSIVKHYEKHYSAAKNNGLILQIPALIQSKADTPLLKILAYTIDLQQGERLKIECNLPTDSLQLVMDLYSFTNDSTISKKPIASNTTASNIISYNVTNTGTYKIVVFPNTKNQTHFNLKLYTEPTLIFPVSGKGNTSIQSFWGATRSGGKRTHEGIDIFAARGTPVIAATDGFISNTGNRGLGGKQVWLRDGLFGSSLYYAHLDSIAVTRGRQVQTGDTLGFVGNTGNAITTSPHLHFGIYTSKGAINPLPFVKQTVLPEFKTDLLLSTSETRLSKNELRVSPNVKAEKIRDIKAKTAVQILGKTQSWFHLIVNDSLEGFMHESLIIQ; via the coding sequence ATGAAACAACTTATAATCATACTTTTAACCTGTATTACAGTAGCATCGTGTAAACAAGCGCGACAAATTACAGATGCTATAACTAAACCTTCGGCTAAATCTGTTTTTGAACGTGATTTAAAAGATGATAGTATTGTTAAACACTATGAAAAGCATTATTCAGCGGCAAAGAATAATGGTTTAATTCTTCAAATTCCTGCTTTAATACAATCTAAAGCAGACACTCCGCTATTAAAAATTTTAGCTTACACCATAGATTTACAACAAGGTGAACGTTTAAAAATAGAATGTAATTTACCTACAGACAGCTTACAATTAGTTATGGATTTATATTCGTTTACAAACGATTCTACAATCTCTAAAAAACCAATCGCATCTAACACTACAGCTTCTAACATTATATCTTATAACGTTACTAATACAGGTACTTATAAAATTGTAGTATTTCCGAATACCAAAAATCAAACTCACTTTAATTTAAAACTATATACAGAGCCTACATTAATTTTTCCTGTAAGTGGTAAAGGCAATACATCTATACAAAGTTTTTGGGGAGCAACAAGAAGTGGTGGTAAGCGTACTCATGAAGGCATTGATATTTTTGCTGCTCGAGGCACTCCTGTGATAGCTGCAACCGATGGTTTTATTTCTAATACTGGCAATCGAGGTTTAGGCGGTAAGCAAGTATGGTTACGAGATGGTCTTTTTGGGTCTTCGTTATATTATGCCCATTTAGATAGTATAGCTGTAACTCGAGGACGCCAAGTTCAGACAGGAGACACACTCGGTTTTGTGGGAAATACCGGAAATGCAATAACAACAAGTCCGCATCTACACTTTGGTATTTACACAAGTAAAGGCGCTATAAACCCACTGCCATTTGTAAAACAAACCGTTCTTCCTGAATTTAAAACAGATTTATTACTTAGTACTAGTGAAACCCGATTATCAAAAAATGAACTTAGGGTATCTCCAAATGTAAAAGCAGAAAAAATTAGAGATATAAAAGCAAAAACTGCTGTGCAGATTTTAGGAAAAACACAGTCATGGTTTCACCTTATCGTAAATGATTCTTTGGAAGGATTTATGCATGAATCATTAATTATACAATAA
- the larE gene encoding ATP-dependent sacrificial sulfur transferase LarE — MSKLPLLINWFKDHKGSVTAFSGGVDSSLVLYASKLALGAQAIGLISNSESLKAKDFEIATNFCHTHDITLRVIKTDELNDPNYTANPANRCFFCKTHLYEAMVDILKAEYPDYTILNGTNLDDLGDYRPGLEAAKNHDIRSPLAELNINKKEVIAMASELGLETAAKPPSPCLSSRIPYGTAVNSTRLKQIEQAEYILNQFGFNNVRVRYLGEEASIEVPVSDLSSLESQFDVISKEIKALGFSKVQIDQEGFVSGKLNRVLNG; from the coding sequence ATGTCTAAATTACCATTACTTATAAATTGGTTTAAAGACCATAAAGGTTCTGTTACGGCATTTTCTGGAGGTGTAGATTCGTCTTTAGTATTGTATGCTTCAAAGTTAGCATTAGGAGCTCAAGCTATTGGTTTAATTTCTAATTCTGAAAGTCTAAAAGCAAAAGATTTCGAAATCGCTACAAACTTTTGCCACACGCACGACATTACTCTAAGAGTGATTAAAACAGACGAATTAAACGACCCGAATTACACCGCTAATCCGGCAAATCGTTGTTTTTTCTGTAAAACGCACCTTTATGAAGCTATGGTAGATATTTTAAAAGCCGAATATCCAGATTATACCATTTTAAATGGAACCAATTTAGATGATTTAGGCGATTATCGTCCAGGTTTAGAAGCTGCAAAAAATCACGACATCCGTTCACCTTTAGCAGAATTAAATATTAATAAAAAAGAAGTGATAGCTATGGCTAGTGAATTAGGCTTAGAAACAGCTGCAAAACCACCAAGCCCATGCTTAAGTTCTAGAATTCCTTACGGAACGGCAGTAAATAGCACAAGACTAAAACAAATAGAGCAAGCTGAATATATTTTAAATCAATTCGGGTTTAACAACGTACGCGTAAGATATCTCGGAGAAGAGGCTTCTATAGAAGTTCCTGTTTCCGATTTATCTTCATTAGAGAGTCAGTTTGATGTTATTTCTAAAGAGATAAAAGCATTAGGGTTCTCTAAAGTACAAATAGACCAAGAGGGTTTTGTTTCAGGAAAATTAAATCGTGTATTAAATGGATAA
- a CDS encoding FecR family protein encodes MTEKEFKRILKKYETGIASQEDIKLIDAFFEAMNKTGDSPKEFKYNLALKNRIHQNIEKKKQPKRFSRIGIAASIIILLSFSLFFMLKSDLFSTNKSEYLIANIIKTTPSGTQESVQLPDGTMVILNANSTLEYPKVFNDSIRFVKLKGQAFFNVTKNPDQPFVIKTQTVSTRVLGTSFNVTTLDSIVEVIVNTGLVNVSSQTNSVLVKPNQKVTYNNNTNTLSKTAVNAELNTLWWKEEVVLEQVKILELAKALEQVYKIPFVITNKNIEQMYFYSLRIRKDESLDDLISRINFINEVKLIKHNSMIEITKD; translated from the coding sequence ATGACAGAAAAGGAATTTAAACGTATTTTAAAAAAATACGAAACAGGTATTGCATCTCAAGAAGATATTAAACTTATTGACGCCTTCTTTGAGGCTATGAATAAAACGGGAGATTCGCCTAAAGAATTCAAATACAATCTAGCCTTAAAAAATAGAATTCATCAGAACATAGAGAAAAAGAAACAGCCTAAGCGTTTCTCGAGAATTGGTATTGCAGCTTCAATTATTATTCTACTTAGCTTTAGTCTGTTTTTTATGTTGAAATCAGATCTGTTTAGTACAAATAAATCAGAATACTTAATTGCTAATATTATAAAAACTACACCTTCAGGAACTCAAGAGAGCGTGCAATTACCCGATGGTACTATGGTTATTTTAAATGCTAATAGTACTTTGGAATATCCAAAGGTTTTTAACGATTCAATTCGTTTTGTAAAATTAAAAGGACAAGCTTTCTTTAACGTTACTAAAAATCCAGATCAGCCATTTGTTATTAAAACTCAAACCGTTTCTACTAGAGTGCTTGGGACATCTTTTAATGTTACAACTTTAGATTCTATTGTAGAAGTTATTGTAAATACAGGATTGGTAAATGTTTCGTCTCAAACCAATTCTGTATTAGTAAAACCTAACCAGAAAGTTACCTATAATAATAACACGAATACTTTAAGTAAAACTGCCGTAAATGCAGAACTTAATACATTGTGGTGGAAAGAAGAAGTGGTTCTAGAACAAGTTAAGATTCTAGAATTGGCTAAAGCTCTTGAGCAAGTTTATAAGATCCCATTTGTGATTACTAATAAAAACATAGAGCAGATGTATTTCTATTCCTTAAGAATACGTAAAGATGAATCTTTAGATGATTTAATATCTAGAATAAATTTTATAAATGAAGTAAAACTAATTAAACATAATAGCATGATTGAAATAACAAAAGATTAA
- a CDS encoding SusC/RagA family TonB-linked outer membrane protein has translation MSTIITNTNVTLNERGATLVQILTKISKITDFNITYGDFIAKNKNHFNAVYTNQPIDAVLSDLGQQAHFSYKIKGKDVLIGHLNNSQKTVKVTQNFKVEGLVNDETGFPLPGANVVEKGTTNGVTTDYDGNFTLTVSTSHAILVVSYLGYATQELPLEGQSHVSINLDVDAAGLDEVVVVGYGSVKKSDLTGAVSSVSSDDLVAFPVTDATQALQGRAAGVTVQSTNGAPGSDYSIQIRGNTSINASNNPLIVVDGFIDGVMPPPEDIKSIEVLKDASSTAVYGARGANGVILVSTKRGVEGKAQFSFSTSYSSQSEINRLDLLNADQFTDYIQEIDPDFVPELTGTGTDWQDEIYRTGAVQNYQLSVSGGSEKLSYYVSGAVFDQEGVVEDSDFNRYSLTTNLDLQASRAVKVGTSIFVRRTNSNGVKSQEGGDAAQTGVISGAYKFSPTQSITTANGDYALSVIGYPIDNPYALATEYQNEKKSDLFQGNVYAEIDILKDLKLKSTLGVSVNDSRIGQYYPTTLDRGNSVGGEATLTTNKSTSLISENYLNYAKVFAKVHDVAVMLGYSYQNDNSEDTSALASGFISDSFSYWNLGAGANASAVDSEWSETTFEASFGRVNYTLNNKYLFTFTGRREGSSVFAKNNKYGFFPSAAFGWKISEENFLADSHLISMLKLRLSYGEVGNQAISPYQSLASFTDVFTTVQGNAVNAIRPSTQSNNDLTWETTAQTNIGVDLEILRNRFGLTADYYMMQTTDLLFNVPTPNYTGFQTQLQNIGTVENKGFEFAAHANIFQGAFKWSTFANISFNKNEIIKLVENDTEGNDIYYSSNPLSGGGTSQILREGESVGEFWGYIYDGVVQSESEVLVGGEAVGGEKFRDLNGDGALTDDDRAIIGDPHPDFNWGWNNDFSYKNINLNVFVQGSQGGEILNYTLMELGALNGRTNVTTAALNRWTPDNTDTNVPQARVSRSYVTSNRWIDNASYVRIKNISLGYNLPELLLSKLQVSSARFYISGQNLFTFTNYKGVDPEVSYSNSSSNLGLDYGSYPNVKSYTVGLNIGF, from the coding sequence ATGTCTACAATCATAACCAATACAAATGTTACGCTTAATGAACGAGGCGCTACACTTGTACAAATTTTAACTAAAATATCAAAAATAACTGATTTCAATATTACTTATGGCGATTTTATTGCTAAAAATAAGAATCATTTTAATGCTGTTTACACTAATCAACCTATAGATGCTGTGCTATCAGATTTGGGGCAACAAGCACATTTTAGCTATAAAATAAAAGGTAAAGATGTATTAATAGGGCATTTAAATAACTCTCAAAAAACAGTAAAAGTCACACAGAACTTTAAAGTAGAAGGTTTAGTAAATGACGAAACGGGTTTTCCGCTACCAGGTGCAAATGTAGTTGAAAAGGGCACTACAAATGGAGTGACTACAGATTACGACGGAAATTTTACCCTAACTGTTTCTACAAGTCATGCTATTTTAGTAGTGTCTTATTTAGGATATGCAACACAAGAACTGCCTCTTGAAGGCCAGTCTCATGTCTCTATTAATTTGGATGTTGATGCAGCAGGGTTAGATGAAGTTGTTGTGGTTGGTTATGGGAGCGTAAAAAAGAGCGATTTAACCGGAGCTGTATCTTCAGTGAGCTCAGATGATTTGGTTGCTTTTCCAGTAACCGATGCTACTCAGGCGCTACAAGGTAGAGCCGCAGGAGTAACCGTACAATCTACAAACGGAGCCCCAGGTTCTGATTATAGTATTCAGATACGTGGAAATACTTCAATTAATGCAAGCAATAATCCGCTTATAGTGGTAGACGGATTTATTGACGGTGTTATGCCTCCTCCAGAAGATATTAAATCTATTGAAGTGCTTAAAGATGCCTCGTCTACTGCGGTATATGGAGCTAGAGGAGCTAATGGTGTAATACTTGTAAGTACAAAACGGGGTGTAGAAGGGAAAGCTCAATTCAGTTTTTCAACATCATATTCATCTCAATCTGAAATAAATAGATTAGATCTTCTTAATGCCGATCAATTTACAGATTATATTCAGGAAATAGATCCAGACTTTGTACCAGAGTTAACAGGTACTGGTACAGATTGGCAAGACGAAATCTACAGAACTGGTGCGGTTCAAAATTATCAGCTTTCTGTTTCTGGAGGTTCAGAAAAATTAAGTTACTACGTGTCTGGAGCAGTATTTGATCAAGAAGGTGTTGTAGAAGATTCAGATTTTAATCGGTATTCTTTAACCACAAATTTAGACTTGCAAGCGTCTCGGGCTGTAAAGGTAGGGACTAGCATTTTTGTACGACGTACAAATAGTAATGGCGTTAAAAGTCAAGAAGGCGGAGATGCAGCACAAACAGGTGTAATTTCTGGAGCATATAAATTTTCTCCTACACAAAGTATAACAACTGCAAATGGAGATTATGCATTAAGTGTTATAGGCTACCCTATAGATAATCCTTATGCGCTCGCTACAGAATATCAGAATGAAAAAAAATCAGATTTATTTCAAGGAAATGTATATGCAGAGATTGATATTTTAAAAGACTTAAAATTAAAATCTACTTTAGGTGTTAGTGTAAATGATTCAAGAATAGGACAGTATTATCCAACTACTTTAGATCGAGGTAATAGTGTTGGTGGGGAAGCTACTCTTACTACTAATAAAAGTACAAGTTTAATAAGTGAAAATTATTTAAACTACGCTAAGGTGTTTGCAAAAGTTCACGATGTGGCTGTTATGTTAGGGTATTCTTATCAAAACGATAATTCTGAAGACACTAGTGCTTTAGCTTCAGGATTTATTTCAGATTCATTTTCCTATTGGAATTTAGGTGCTGGTGCTAATGCATCTGCTGTAGATTCTGAATGGTCTGAAACAACTTTCGAAGCATCTTTTGGTCGTGTTAACTATACATTAAACAATAAATATTTATTCACATTTACTGGGCGTAGAGAAGGGTCTTCTGTATTCGCAAAAAATAATAAATACGGATTTTTTCCATCAGCAGCATTTGGTTGGAAAATTTCAGAAGAAAATTTCTTAGCAGATTCTCATCTTATTAGTATGCTTAAATTAAGATTAAGTTATGGTGAAGTTGGGAATCAGGCCATAAGTCCGTATCAATCTTTAGCATCATTTACAGATGTATTTACTACTGTACAAGGTAATGCAGTAAATGCTATTCGTCCGTCTACACAATCTAATAACGATTTAACTTGGGAAACCACAGCGCAAACAAATATTGGAGTAGATCTCGAAATTTTAAGAAATAGATTCGGTCTTACAGCAGACTATTATATGATGCAAACAACAGATTTGTTATTTAATGTGCCTACACCAAATTATACCGGATTTCAAACTCAACTTCAAAACATTGGAACGGTAGAAAATAAAGGTTTTGAGTTTGCAGCGCATGCTAACATCTTTCAAGGTGCATTTAAATGGAGCACATTTGCTAATATCTCATTTAATAAAAACGAAATTATAAAGCTTGTTGAAAATGATACCGAAGGCAATGATATTTACTATTCTTCTAATCCTCTTTCAGGTGGCGGAACTTCACAAATATTAAGAGAAGGTGAATCTGTTGGTGAATTTTGGGGATACATTTACGATGGTGTAGTACAGTCTGAAAGCGAAGTTCTTGTTGGTGGTGAAGCTGTAGGAGGCGAGAAGTTTAGAGATTTAAATGGCGATGGCGCACTAACAGACGATGACCGAGCTATAATAGGCGATCCTCATCCAGATTTTAATTGGGGATGGAATAACGATTTTAGTTATAAAAATATAAATCTAAATGTTTTTGTACAAGGATCTCAAGGTGGAGAAATTTTAAATTACACGCTTATGGAGTTGGGTGCATTAAATGGAAGAACAAATGTGACTACCGCTGCACTAAACCGTTGGACGCCGGATAATACAGACACAAATGTACCTCAAGCTAGAGTGAGTAGGAGTTATGTTACATCTAACAGATGGATTGATAATGCAAGCTATGTAAGAATAAAAAATATTTCTCTAGGTTATAATTTGCCAGAATTACTATTGTCTAAACTACAGGTGTCTTCAGCACGATTTTATATAAGTGGTCAGAATTTATTCACATTTACTAATTACAAAGGTGTAGATCCGGAAGTGTCTTATAGTAATTCAAGCAGTAATTTAGGATTAGATTATGGTAGTTATCCAAATGTAAAATCGTATACCGTTGGACTAAATATTGGATTTTAA
- a CDS encoding sigma-70 family RNA polymerase sigma factor produces MNKTQDYNNAYNMYWYELFAYANNILRSREAAEDIIQEVFLDLWKRLDDLSIDHYRAYLYKAVKFQCAKKLRSTPFTEIMLEKLEGTLNNDESEAIKSIEENKLLLVQKIDILAHDVLPERCLLIFKLRFKENLSYKEIANRLDISTSTVDNQINKALRILRESGVYNSEMVLFQILLAGLTLV; encoded by the coding sequence ATGAATAAGACTCAAGATTATAATAATGCTTATAATATGTATTGGTATGAATTATTCGCATATGCAAATAATATCTTGAGATCTCGAGAAGCTGCAGAAGATATTATTCAAGAAGTATTTTTGGATTTATGGAAAAGGTTAGACGATTTGTCTATAGATCATTATAGAGCGTATTTATATAAGGCTGTTAAATTTCAATGTGCAAAAAAATTACGTAGTACACCTTTTACAGAAATTATGCTCGAAAAATTAGAAGGGACATTAAATAATGATGAGTCTGAAGCTATTAAAAGTATAGAAGAAAATAAACTACTACTTGTACAAAAAATAGACATACTTGCTCACGATGTGCTTCCAGAGCGTTGCCTTTTAATATTTAAACTCCGTTTTAAAGAAAATTTAAGTTATAAGGAAATTGCTAACCGATTAGATATCTCTACAAGCACAGTTGATAATCAGATTAATAAAGCTTTAAGAATATTAAGGGAATCTGGGGTGTATAATTCCGAAATGGTACTGTTTCAAATCTTATTAGCCGGTTTAACATTAGTGTAA
- a CDS encoding RagB/SusD family nutrient uptake outer membrane protein yields MKNILKMVALSLFFSTVSCADLDENPVGTLTPEGFFNTIDDVYPMIDGTYGLMASSSYYGAGLTVPLQLMSDMVDNGYEFSDYTEFSRFLVTPTNSYVSDLWASSYQTISTANTAIQGIGLLNEEVTAETLAAEAEARFVRAFLYYHLVRLYGNIPYIDSPDIVDPLSIQLSSAEEVYSYIIEDMTFAFENLNMAPRDNVRSRPSKGTAASYLASIYLTLGEWQNAYNQSKWVIDNAGELNYALEVDFQDLFRNSEQWGSTENIFLVDFTSNQTGQNPNPTTYENDNKIGPFNGVEGGESPLGGWSMLVPHLNVYNTWNANDYRLKVSMTDALILDDETGIVRAYTDFEIPRPHIAKYTRFPGEGRTTAGWRSDFDYVAFRYAEVILIAAEAANELGFTTEAETYVNQIRNRARQGGVIDFYGGDLGTYVSSDFPENIQTGISTAELRTLILEERRIEFAFEWKRWYDIVRRDLGSEVFGINGLEPQSNFEKFRYLLPIPQDEMNKNENFIQNPGY; encoded by the coding sequence ATGAAAAATATATTAAAAATGGTTGCATTAAGTCTGTTCTTTTCTACAGTAAGTTGTGCAGACTTAGACGAAAACCCTGTGGGTACTTTAACACCGGAAGGATTTTTTAACACTATAGATGACGTATATCCTATGATAGATGGTACCTACGGGCTTATGGCATCTTCTAGTTATTATGGTGCAGGGCTTACAGTGCCTTTACAGCTAATGAGTGATATGGTAGATAATGGATATGAATTTAGTGATTACACCGAGTTTAGTCGCTTTTTAGTAACTCCTACTAATTCTTATGTATCAGATTTGTGGGCTTCATCTTACCAAACCATCTCGACTGCAAATACCGCAATACAAGGGATAGGTTTGTTAAATGAAGAGGTCACTGCAGAAACATTAGCAGCAGAAGCCGAGGCTAGATTTGTTAGAGCTTTTTTATATTACCATTTGGTTAGACTTTATGGGAATATACCGTATATAGATAGTCCAGATATTGTAGATCCATTAAGTATTCAATTGTCATCTGCAGAAGAAGTATATTCTTATATTATTGAAGATATGACTTTTGCATTCGAAAATTTAAATATGGCGCCTAGAGATAATGTAAGATCACGTCCATCTAAAGGCACAGCAGCTTCTTATTTAGCTTCAATTTATCTAACATTAGGGGAGTGGCAAAATGCTTACAATCAATCTAAGTGGGTAATAGATAATGCTGGCGAATTGAATTATGCTTTAGAAGTCGATTTTCAAGATTTATTTAGAAATAGTGAACAATGGGGATCTACAGAAAATATTTTTTTGGTAGATTTTACAAGTAATCAAACGGGGCAAAATCCAAATCCAACTACCTATGAGAACGATAATAAAATTGGTCCGTTTAATGGCGTAGAAGGCGGCGAATCTCCATTAGGAGGTTGGAGTATGCTTGTACCACATCTTAATGTATATAATACTTGGAATGCTAACGATTACCGCCTAAAAGTAAGTATGACAGATGCTTTAATTTTAGATGATGAAACAGGAATTGTTAGAGCATATACAGATTTTGAAATTCCTAGACCACATATAGCTAAATATACAAGATTTCCTGGCGAAGGAAGAACGACTGCGGGATGGCGATCTGATTTTGATTACGTAGCGTTTAGATATGCCGAGGTTATATTAATTGCAGCCGAAGCCGCAAACGAATTAGGATTTACAACCGAAGCAGAAACATATGTTAATCAAATTAGAAACCGTGCCAGACAAGGTGGTGTAATTGATTTTTATGGAGGCGATTTAGGAACTTATGTGTCCTCTGATTTTCCAGAAAATATACAAACGGGAATTTCTACTGCCGAATTAAGAACTCTAATTCTAGAAGAAAGACGTATTGAATTTGCTTTTGAATGGAAAAGATGGTACGATATTGTGCGTAGAGATCTGGGTAGTGAAGTATTTGGGATTAACGGATTAGAACCTCAGTCTAATTTTGAAAAATTTAGATACCTATTACCAATACCTCAGGATGAGATGAATAAAAATGAAAACTTTATCCAGAATCCAGGATATTAA